From Phocoena phocoena chromosome 16, mPhoPho1.1, whole genome shotgun sequence, a single genomic window includes:
- the ZSWIM8 gene encoding zinc finger SWIM domain-containing protein 8 isoform X3 yields MELMFAEWEDGERFSFEDSDRFEEDSLCSFISEAESLCQNWRGWRKQSAGPNSPTGGGGGGGSGGTRMRDGLVIPLVELSAKQVAFHIPFEVVEKVYPPVPEQLQLRIAFWSFPENEEDIRLYSCLANGSADEFQRGDQLFRMRAVKDPLQIGFHLSATVVPPQMVPPKGAYNVAVMFDRCRVTSCSCTCGAGAKWCTHVVALCLFRIHNASAVCLRAPVSESLSRLQRDQLQKFAQYLISELPQQILPTAQRLLDELLSSQSTAINTVCGAPDPTAGPSASDQSTWYLDESTLTDNIKKTLHKFCGPSPVVFSDVNSMYLSSTEPPAAAEWACLLRPLRGREPEGVWNLLSIVREMFKRRDSNAAPLLEILTDQCLTYEQITGWWYSVRTSASHSSASGHTGRSNGQSEVAAHACASMCDEMVTLWRLAVLDPALSPQRRRELCVQLRQWQLKVIENVKRGQHKKTLERLFPGFRPAVEACYFNWEEAYPLPGVTYSATDRKLALCWARALPPRPGASRSGGLEESRERPRPLPAEPAVRPKEPGAKRKGLGEGVLSSQRGPRRLSAEGGDKALHKMGPGGGKAKALGGAGSGGKGSAGSGSKRRLSSEDSSLEPDLAEMSLDDSSLALGAEASTFGGFPESPPPCPHPGGSRGPSTFLPEPPDTYEEDGGVYFSEGPEPSTASAGPPGLLPRELCSRDDLASTDESGNGLPKTKEAAPAVGEEEDDYQAYYLNAQDGAGGEEEKAEGGAGEEHDLFAGLKPLEQESRMEILFACAEALHAHGYSSEASRLTVELAQDLLANPPDLKVEPPPAKGKKNKVSTSRQTWVATNTLTKAAFLLTVLSERPEHHNLAFRVGMFALELQRPPASTKALEVKLAYQESEVAALLKKIPLGPSEMSTVRCRAEELREGTLCDYRPVLPLMLASFIFDVLCTPVVSPTGSRPPSRNWNNEMPGDEELGFEAAVAALGMKTTVSEAEHPLLCEGTRREKGDLALALMITYKDDQAKLKKILDKLLDRESQTHKPQTLSSFYSSSRPATASQRSPSKHGGPSAPGALQPLTSGSAGPAQPGSVAGAGPGPTEGFTEKNVPESSPHSPCEGLPSEAALTPRPEGKVPSRLALGSRGGYNGRGWGSPGRPKKKHTGMASIDSSAPETTSDSSPTLSRRPLRGGWAPTSWGRGQDSDSISSSSSDSLGSSSSSGSRRASASGGARAKTVEVGRYKGRRPESHAPHVPNQPSEAAAHFYFELAKTVLIKAGGNSSTSIFTHPSSSGGHQGPHRNLHLCAFEIGLYALGLHNFVSPNWLSRTYSSHVSWITGQAMEIGSAALTILVECWDGHLTPPEVASLADRASRARDSNMVRAAAELALSCLPHAHALNPNEIQRALVQCKEQDNLMLEKACMAVEEAAKGGGVYPEVLFEVAHQWFWLYEQTAGGSSTAREGATSCSASGIRAAGEAGRGLPEGRGVPGTEPVTVAAAAAAVTAATVVPVISVGSSLYPGPGLGHGHSPGLHPYTALQPHLPCSPQYLTHPAHPAHPMPHMPRPAVFPVPSSAYPQGVHPAFLGAQYPYSVTPPSLAATAVSFPVPSMAPITVHPYHTEPGLPLPTSVACELWGQGTVSSVHPASTFPAIQGASLPALPTQPSPLVSGGFPPPEEETHSQPVNPHSLHHLHAAYRVGMLALEMLGRRAHNDHPNNFSRSPPYTDDVKWLLGLAAKLGVNYVHQFCVGAAKGVLSPFVLQEIVMETLQRLSPAHAHNHLRAPAFHQLVQRCQQAYMQYIHHRLIHLTPADYDDFVNAIRSARSAFCLTPMGMMQFNDILQNLKRSKQTKELWQRVSLEMTTFSP; encoded by the exons ATGGACTGGTGATCCCGCTGGTGGAGCTGTCAGCAAAACAGGTGGCGTTTCATATCCCATTTGAAGTGGTGGAGAAAGTTTACCCCCCGGTGCCTGAGCAGCTCCAACTCCGAATTGCTTTTTGGAGCTTCCCTGAGAATGAAGAGGATATTCG ACTGTATTCCTGCCTGGCCAACGGCAGTGCAGATGAGTTCCAGCGAGGGGATCAGCTATTCCGCATGAGGGCTGTGAAGGACCCCCTGCAGATTG GGTTCCACCTGAGTGCTACAGTGGTGCCACCTCAGATGGTCCCCCCCAAAGGGGCCTACAACGTGGCTGTGATGTTTGACCGCTGCCGGGTCACTTCCTGCAGCTGCACCTGTGGGGCTGGGGCCAAATGGTGCACCCACGTCGTGGCACTCTGTCTCTTCCGCATCCACAAC GCTTCTGCAGTCTGCCTGCGGGCCCCAGTGTCAGAGTCCCTGTCTCGACTGCAGAGGGACCAGCTGCAGAAGTTTGCTCAGTACCTCATCAGTGAGCTCCCTCAGCAG ATCCTGCCCACAGCCCAGCGTCTCCTGGATGAACTCCTCTCCTCCCAGTCAACAGCCATCAATACAGTATGTGGAGCCCCAG ACCCCACAGCAGGGCCGTCTGCCTCCGATCAGAGTACTTGGTATTTGGATGAATCAACACTCACTGACAACATCAAGAAGACACTGCACAAGTTCTGTGGCCCCTCCCCTGTGGTGTTCAG TGATGTGAACTCCATGTATCTGTCTTCCACGGAGCCTCCGGCTGCTGCTGAATGGGCATGTCTGCTGCGCCCACTGAGGGGCCGCGAGCCAGAGGGAGTCTGGAACTTGCTTAGCATCGTGCGGGAGATGTTCAAGCGGAGGGACAGCAATGCTGCCCCCTTGTTGGAAATCCTCACCGACCAGTGCCTCACCTACGAACAG ATAACAGGCTGGTGGTACAGCGTGCGCACCTCAGCCTCACACAGCAGCGCCAGTGGGCACACAGGCCGCAGCAACGGGCAGTCAGAGGTGGCGGCCCACGCATGCGCCAGCATGTGTGACGAGATGGTCACACTGTGGAGGCTGGCTGTGCTGGACCCTGCGCTCAGCCCCCAGCG GCGCCGGGAGCTGTGTGTGCAGCTGCGCCAGTGGCAGCTGAAGGTGATTGAGAACGTGAAGCGGGGACAGCACAAGAAGACCCTGGAGCGGCTCTTCCCTGGCTTCCGGCCGGCGGTGGAGGCCTGCTACTTCAACTGGGAAGAGGCCTACCCCCTTCCCGGTGTCACCTACAGTGCCACTGACAGGAAgctggccctgtgctgggcccGAGCCCTGCCCCCTCGGCCAGGTGCCTCCCGATCCGGGGGCCTGGAAGAATCCCGGGAGCGGCCCCGCCCTCTTCCTGCCGAGCCAGCTGTGCGGCCCAAGGAGCCTGGGGCCAAGCGCAAGGGATTGGGTGAGGGGGTCCTCTCATCGCAGCGGGGTCCCCGCCGCCTCTCGGCCGAGGGGGGAGATAAGGCTCTGCATAAGATGGGTCCAGGTGGGGGCAAAGCCAAAGCATTGGGGGGGGCTGGCAGTGGGGGCAAGGGCTCAGCAGGCAGCGGGAGCAAGCGACGGCTGAGCAGTGAAGACAGCTCCCTGGAGCCGGATCTGGCTGAGATGAGCCTGGATGATAGCAGCCTGGCCCTGGGTGCAGAGGCCAGCACCTTTGGTGGATTCCCGGAGAGCCCACCACCCTGCCCTCACCCTGGTGGCTCCCGAGGCCCTTCTACCTTCCTTCCTGAACCTCCAGATACTTATGAAGAAGATGGTGGCGTGTACTTCTCAGAAGGGCCTGAGCCTTCCACAGCCTCTGCTGGCCCCCCTGGCCTACTGCCCAGGGAGCTTTGTTCCCGGGACGACCTCGCTTCCACAGATGAGAGTGGCAATGGGCTCCCTAAAACCAAAGAGGCAGCCCCTGCGGTTGGAGAGGAGGAGGATGACTACCAGGCGTATTATCTGAATGCCCAGGATGGTGCTGGGGGCGAGGAAGAGAAGGCtgagggcggggctggggaggAACACGACCTGTTTGCCGGACTGAAGCCACTGGAACAGGAGAGCCGCATGGAG ATATTATTTGCCTGTGCTGAGGCCTTGCATGCTCACGGCTATAGCAGTGAGGCCTCCCGCCTCACCGTGGAGCTTGCCCAGGACTTGCTAGCCAACCCACCTGACCTCAAGGTAGAGCCGCCCCCTGCCAAG GGCAAGAAGAACAAGGTTTCTACGAGCCGTCAGACCTGGGTGGCTACCAACACCCTGACCAAGGCGGCCTTCCTGTTAACAGTGCTAAGTGAGCGCCCAGAGCACCACAACCTGGCCTTCCGAGTGGGCATGTTTGCCTTGGAGCTACAGCGGCCCCCAGCTTCCACCAAGGCCTTGGAG GTGAAGCTGGCATATCAGGAGTCTGAGGTGGCCGCCCTGCTCAAGAAGATTCCTCTGGGTCCGAGTGAGATGAGTACTGTGCGCTGCCGGGCAGAGGAGCTTCGGGAGGGGACACTCTGTGATTATCGGCCTGTTTTGCCTCTCATGTTGGCCAGTTTCATCTTTGATGTTCTCTGTACTCCAG TGGTTTCTCCCACGGGTTCCCGGCCCCCAAGTCGCAACTGGAACAACGAGATGCCTGGGGAtgaggagctgggatttgaagcagCAGTTGCTGCCTTGG GCATGAAGACAACAGTGAGTGAGGCGGAGCATCCCCTGCTATGTGAAGGCACACGTCGGGAGAAGGGTGACCTGGCCCTGGCACTAATGATCACTTACAAAGACGACCAGGCCAAACTCAAAAAG ATCTTAGACAAACTCTTGGATCGAGAGAGCCAGACGCATAAACCACAGACACTGAGTTCGTTCTACTCATCTAGCCGCCCGGCCACAGCCAGCCAGAGGTCTCCTTCAAAGCATGGGGGCCCATCTGCTCCAGGGGCCCTGCAACCTCTGACCTCAGGCTCTGCAGGGCCTGCTCAGCCAGGGAGTgtggcaggggctgggccaggccccaCTGAGGGCTTCACAGAGAAGAATGTGCCTG AGAGTTCCCCACATTCCCCCTGTGAGGGTCTCCCATCTGAGGCAGCTTTGACCCCAAGACCAGAGGGAAAGGTCCCCAGCCGCTTGGCTCTTGGCAGCCGTGGAGGCTACAATGGACGGGGCTGGGGCTCACCAGGGCGGCCTAAGAAGAAGCACACAG GCATGGCCAGCATTGACAGCAGTGCCCCTGAAACGACGTCGGATAGCTCCCCAACCTTAAGCCGGAGGCCACTTCGAGGGGGCTGGGCCCCTACCTCCTGGGGCCGAGGACAGGACAGCGACAGCATTAGCAGCTCTTCCTCAGACTCCCTTGGCTCCTCGTCCTCCAGTGGAAGTCGCCGGGCCAGTGCCAGTGGAGGGGCCCGGGCGAAGACAGTTGAAGTTGGCAG GTACAAGGGCCGCCGTCCTGAGAGTCATGCCCCCCATGTACCCAATCAGCCGTCAGAGGCAGCTGCACACTTCTACTTCGAGCTGGCGAAGACGGTGCTGATCAAGGCAGGGGGCAACAGCAGCACTTCCATTTTCACACATCCATCTTCCTCAGGGGGCCACCAGGGTCCTCACCGTAACCTGCACCTTTGCGCCTTCGAGATTGGGCTTTATGCCCTTGGCCTGCACAACTTTGTTTCTCCCAACTGGCTCTCACGTACTTACTCTTCCCACGTTTCCTGGATTACAG GCCAGGCAATGGAGATTGGCAGCGCAGCCCTGACTATACTGGTAGAATGCTGGGATGGGCACCTGACACCCCCTGAGGTTGCATCCCTGGCTGACAGGGCATCACGGGCACGAGACTCCAATATGGTGAGGGCAGCGGCGGAACTAGCCCTAAGCTGCCTGCCTCATGCCCATGCGTTGAACCCCAATGAGATCCAGCGGGCCCTGGTGCAGTGCAAGGAGCAG GATAACCTGATGTTGGAGAAGGCCTGCATGGCAGTGGAAGAGGCGGCTAAGGGTGGGGGCGTATACCCCGAAGTGTTGTTTGAGGTTGCTCACCAGTGGTTCTGGCTATATGAGCAAACAGCAGGTGGCTCATCCACAGCCCGTGAAGGGGCTACAAGCTGTAGTGCCAGTGGGATCAGGGCAGCTGGGGAGGCTGGGCGGGGGCTGCCTGAGGGCAGGGGGGTCCCAGGGACTGAGCCGGTTAcagtggcggcggcggcagcagcagtgaCAGCAGCCACAGTGGTGCCAGTCATCTCGGTGGGGTCCAGTTTATATCCGGGTCCAGGACTGGGGCATGGTCATTCCCCTGGCCTGCACCCCTACACTGCTCTacagccccacctgccctgcaGCCCTCAATACCTCACCCACCCAGCTCACCCCGCCCACCCCATGCCTCATATGCCCCGGCCTGCCGTCTTCCCTGTGCCCAGCTCTGCATACCCACAG GGTGTGCATCCTGCATTCCTGGGGGCTCAGTACCCTTACTCGGTGACTCCCCCCTCACTTGCCGCCACTGCTGTGTCTTTCCCCGTCCCTTCCATGGCACCCATCACAGTACATCCCTACCACACAGAGCCAGGGCTCCCACTGCCCACCAGTGTGGCCTGTGAGTTGTGGGGACAGGGAACAG TGAGCAGTGTCCATCCAGCTTCCACGTTTCCGGCCATCCAGGGTGCCTCactgcctgccctgcccacacAGCCCAGCCCTCTGGTGAGCGGGGGTTTTCCACCACCCGAGGAGGAGACTCACAGTCAGCCTGTCAACCCGCACAGCCTACACCACCTGCACGCTGCCTACCGTGTCG GGATGCTGGCACTGGAGATGCTGGGTCGCCGGGCACACAATGATCACCCCAACAACTTCTCCCGCTCCCCCCCCTACACTGATGATGTCAAATGGTTGCTGGGGCTGGCAGCAAAGCTGG gagtGAACTACGTGCACCAGTTCTGTGTGGGGGCAGCCAAGGGGGTGCTGAGCCCGTTTGTGCTGCAGGAGATCGTCATGGAGACGCTGCAGCGGCTGAGCCCCGCTCATGCCCACAACCACCTACGTGCCCCGGCCTTCCACCAACTGGTGCAGCGCTGCCAGCAGGCATACATGCAG TACATCCACCACCGCTTGATTCACCTGACCCCTGCCGACTACGACGACTTTGTGAACGCGATCCGCAGTGCTCGCAGCGCCTTCTGCCTGACACCCATGGGCATGATGCAGTTCAACGACATCCTGCAGAATCTCAAGCGCAGCAAACAGACCAAGGAGCTGTGGCAGCGGGTCTCACTCGAGATGACCACCTTCTCCCCCTGA
- the ZSWIM8 gene encoding zinc finger SWIM domain-containing protein 8 isoform X4: MELMFAEWEDGERFSFEDSDRFEEDSLCSFISEAESLCQNWRGWRKQSAGPNSPTGGGGGGGSGGTRMRDGLVIPLVELSAKQVAFHIPFEVVEKVYPPVPEQLQLRIAFWSFPENEEDIRLYSCLANGSADEFQRGDQLFRMRAVKDPLQIGFHLSATVVPPQMVPPKGAYNVAVMFDRCRVTSCSCTCGAGAKWCTHVVALCLFRIHNASAVCLRAPVSESLSRLQRDQLQKFAQYLISELPQQILPTAQRLLDELLSSQSTAINTVCGAPDPTAGPSASDQSTWYLDESTLTDNIKKTLHKFCGPSPVVFSDVNSMYLSSTEPPAAAEWACLLRPLRGREPEGVWNLLSIVREMFKRRDSNAAPLLEILTDQCLTYEQITGWWYSVRTSASHSSASGHTGRSNGQSEVAAHACASMCDEMVTLWRLAVLDPALSPQRRRELCVQLRQWQLKVIENVKRGQHKKTLERLFPGFRPAVEACYFNWEEAYPLPGVTYSATDRKLALCWARALPPRPGASRSGGLEESRERPRPLPAEPAVRPKEPGAKRKGLGEGVLSSQRGPRRLSAEGGDKALHKMGPGGGKAKALGGAGSGGKGSAGSGSKRRLSSEDSSLEPDLAEMSLDDSSLALGAEASTFGGFPESPPPCPHPGGSRGPSTFLPEPPDTYEEDGGVYFSEGPEPSTASAGPPGLLPRELCSRDDLASTDESGNGLPKTKEAAPAVGEEEDDYQAYYLNAQDGAGGEEEKAEGGAGEEHDLFAGLKPLEQESRMEILFACAEALHAHGYSSEASRLTVELAQDLLANPPDLKVEPPPAKGKKNKVSTSRQTWVATNTLTKAAFLLTVLSERPEHHNLAFRVGMFALELQRPPASTKALEVKLAYQESEVAALLKKIPLGPSEMSTVRCRAEELREGTLCDYRPVLPLMLASFIFDVLCTPVVSPTGSRPPSRNWNNEMPGDEELGFEAAVAALGMKTTVSEAEHPLLCEGTRREKGDLALALMITYKDDQAKLKKILDKLLDRESQTHKPQTLSSFYSSSRPATASQRSPSKHGGPSAPGALQPLTSGSAGPAQPGSVAGAGPGPTEGFTEKNVPESSPHSPCEGLPSEAALTPRPEGKVPSRLALGSRGGYNGRGWGSPGRPKKKHTGMASIDSSAPETTSDSSPTLSRRPLRGGWAPTSWGRGQDSDSISSSSSDSLGSSSSSGSRRASASGGARAKTVEVGRYKGRRPESHAPHVPNQPSEAAAHFYFELAKTVLIKAGGNSSTSIFTHPSSSGGHQGPHRNLHLCAFEIGLYALGLHNFVSPNWLSRTYSSHVSWITGQAMEIGSAALTILVECWDGHLTPPEVASLADRASRARDSNMVRAAAELALSCLPHAHALNPNEIQRALVQCKEQDNLMLEKACMAVEEAAKGGGVYPEVLFEVAHQWFWLYEQTAGGSSTAREGATSCSASGIRAAGEAGRGLPEGRGVPGTEPVTVAAAAAAVTAATVVPVISVGSSLYPGPGLGHGHSPGLHPYTALQPHLPCSPQYLTHPAHPAHPMPHMPRPAVFPVPSSAYPQGVHPAFLGAQYPYSVTPPSLAATAVSFPVPSMAPITVHPYHTEPGLPLPTSVALSSVHPASTFPAIQGASLPALPTQPSPLVSGGFPPPEEETHSQPVNPHSLHHLHAAYRVGMLALEMLGRRAHNDHPNNFSRSPPYTDDVKWLLGLAAKLGVNYVHQFCVGAAKGVLSPFVLQEIVMETLQRLSPAHAHNHLRAPAFHQLVQRCQQAYMQYIHHRLIHLTPADYDDFVNAIRSARSAFCLTPMGMMQFNDILQNLKRSKQTKELWQRVSLEMTTFSP; this comes from the exons ATGGACTGGTGATCCCGCTGGTGGAGCTGTCAGCAAAACAGGTGGCGTTTCATATCCCATTTGAAGTGGTGGAGAAAGTTTACCCCCCGGTGCCTGAGCAGCTCCAACTCCGAATTGCTTTTTGGAGCTTCCCTGAGAATGAAGAGGATATTCG ACTGTATTCCTGCCTGGCCAACGGCAGTGCAGATGAGTTCCAGCGAGGGGATCAGCTATTCCGCATGAGGGCTGTGAAGGACCCCCTGCAGATTG GGTTCCACCTGAGTGCTACAGTGGTGCCACCTCAGATGGTCCCCCCCAAAGGGGCCTACAACGTGGCTGTGATGTTTGACCGCTGCCGGGTCACTTCCTGCAGCTGCACCTGTGGGGCTGGGGCCAAATGGTGCACCCACGTCGTGGCACTCTGTCTCTTCCGCATCCACAAC GCTTCTGCAGTCTGCCTGCGGGCCCCAGTGTCAGAGTCCCTGTCTCGACTGCAGAGGGACCAGCTGCAGAAGTTTGCTCAGTACCTCATCAGTGAGCTCCCTCAGCAG ATCCTGCCCACAGCCCAGCGTCTCCTGGATGAACTCCTCTCCTCCCAGTCAACAGCCATCAATACAGTATGTGGAGCCCCAG ACCCCACAGCAGGGCCGTCTGCCTCCGATCAGAGTACTTGGTATTTGGATGAATCAACACTCACTGACAACATCAAGAAGACACTGCACAAGTTCTGTGGCCCCTCCCCTGTGGTGTTCAG TGATGTGAACTCCATGTATCTGTCTTCCACGGAGCCTCCGGCTGCTGCTGAATGGGCATGTCTGCTGCGCCCACTGAGGGGCCGCGAGCCAGAGGGAGTCTGGAACTTGCTTAGCATCGTGCGGGAGATGTTCAAGCGGAGGGACAGCAATGCTGCCCCCTTGTTGGAAATCCTCACCGACCAGTGCCTCACCTACGAACAG ATAACAGGCTGGTGGTACAGCGTGCGCACCTCAGCCTCACACAGCAGCGCCAGTGGGCACACAGGCCGCAGCAACGGGCAGTCAGAGGTGGCGGCCCACGCATGCGCCAGCATGTGTGACGAGATGGTCACACTGTGGAGGCTGGCTGTGCTGGACCCTGCGCTCAGCCCCCAGCG GCGCCGGGAGCTGTGTGTGCAGCTGCGCCAGTGGCAGCTGAAGGTGATTGAGAACGTGAAGCGGGGACAGCACAAGAAGACCCTGGAGCGGCTCTTCCCTGGCTTCCGGCCGGCGGTGGAGGCCTGCTACTTCAACTGGGAAGAGGCCTACCCCCTTCCCGGTGTCACCTACAGTGCCACTGACAGGAAgctggccctgtgctgggcccGAGCCCTGCCCCCTCGGCCAGGTGCCTCCCGATCCGGGGGCCTGGAAGAATCCCGGGAGCGGCCCCGCCCTCTTCCTGCCGAGCCAGCTGTGCGGCCCAAGGAGCCTGGGGCCAAGCGCAAGGGATTGGGTGAGGGGGTCCTCTCATCGCAGCGGGGTCCCCGCCGCCTCTCGGCCGAGGGGGGAGATAAGGCTCTGCATAAGATGGGTCCAGGTGGGGGCAAAGCCAAAGCATTGGGGGGGGCTGGCAGTGGGGGCAAGGGCTCAGCAGGCAGCGGGAGCAAGCGACGGCTGAGCAGTGAAGACAGCTCCCTGGAGCCGGATCTGGCTGAGATGAGCCTGGATGATAGCAGCCTGGCCCTGGGTGCAGAGGCCAGCACCTTTGGTGGATTCCCGGAGAGCCCACCACCCTGCCCTCACCCTGGTGGCTCCCGAGGCCCTTCTACCTTCCTTCCTGAACCTCCAGATACTTATGAAGAAGATGGTGGCGTGTACTTCTCAGAAGGGCCTGAGCCTTCCACAGCCTCTGCTGGCCCCCCTGGCCTACTGCCCAGGGAGCTTTGTTCCCGGGACGACCTCGCTTCCACAGATGAGAGTGGCAATGGGCTCCCTAAAACCAAAGAGGCAGCCCCTGCGGTTGGAGAGGAGGAGGATGACTACCAGGCGTATTATCTGAATGCCCAGGATGGTGCTGGGGGCGAGGAAGAGAAGGCtgagggcggggctggggaggAACACGACCTGTTTGCCGGACTGAAGCCACTGGAACAGGAGAGCCGCATGGAG ATATTATTTGCCTGTGCTGAGGCCTTGCATGCTCACGGCTATAGCAGTGAGGCCTCCCGCCTCACCGTGGAGCTTGCCCAGGACTTGCTAGCCAACCCACCTGACCTCAAGGTAGAGCCGCCCCCTGCCAAG GGCAAGAAGAACAAGGTTTCTACGAGCCGTCAGACCTGGGTGGCTACCAACACCCTGACCAAGGCGGCCTTCCTGTTAACAGTGCTAAGTGAGCGCCCAGAGCACCACAACCTGGCCTTCCGAGTGGGCATGTTTGCCTTGGAGCTACAGCGGCCCCCAGCTTCCACCAAGGCCTTGGAG GTGAAGCTGGCATATCAGGAGTCTGAGGTGGCCGCCCTGCTCAAGAAGATTCCTCTGGGTCCGAGTGAGATGAGTACTGTGCGCTGCCGGGCAGAGGAGCTTCGGGAGGGGACACTCTGTGATTATCGGCCTGTTTTGCCTCTCATGTTGGCCAGTTTCATCTTTGATGTTCTCTGTACTCCAG TGGTTTCTCCCACGGGTTCCCGGCCCCCAAGTCGCAACTGGAACAACGAGATGCCTGGGGAtgaggagctgggatttgaagcagCAGTTGCTGCCTTGG GCATGAAGACAACAGTGAGTGAGGCGGAGCATCCCCTGCTATGTGAAGGCACACGTCGGGAGAAGGGTGACCTGGCCCTGGCACTAATGATCACTTACAAAGACGACCAGGCCAAACTCAAAAAG ATCTTAGACAAACTCTTGGATCGAGAGAGCCAGACGCATAAACCACAGACACTGAGTTCGTTCTACTCATCTAGCCGCCCGGCCACAGCCAGCCAGAGGTCTCCTTCAAAGCATGGGGGCCCATCTGCTCCAGGGGCCCTGCAACCTCTGACCTCAGGCTCTGCAGGGCCTGCTCAGCCAGGGAGTgtggcaggggctgggccaggccccaCTGAGGGCTTCACAGAGAAGAATGTGCCTG AGAGTTCCCCACATTCCCCCTGTGAGGGTCTCCCATCTGAGGCAGCTTTGACCCCAAGACCAGAGGGAAAGGTCCCCAGCCGCTTGGCTCTTGGCAGCCGTGGAGGCTACAATGGACGGGGCTGGGGCTCACCAGGGCGGCCTAAGAAGAAGCACACAG GCATGGCCAGCATTGACAGCAGTGCCCCTGAAACGACGTCGGATAGCTCCCCAACCTTAAGCCGGAGGCCACTTCGAGGGGGCTGGGCCCCTACCTCCTGGGGCCGAGGACAGGACAGCGACAGCATTAGCAGCTCTTCCTCAGACTCCCTTGGCTCCTCGTCCTCCAGTGGAAGTCGCCGGGCCAGTGCCAGTGGAGGGGCCCGGGCGAAGACAGTTGAAGTTGGCAG GTACAAGGGCCGCCGTCCTGAGAGTCATGCCCCCCATGTACCCAATCAGCCGTCAGAGGCAGCTGCACACTTCTACTTCGAGCTGGCGAAGACGGTGCTGATCAAGGCAGGGGGCAACAGCAGCACTTCCATTTTCACACATCCATCTTCCTCAGGGGGCCACCAGGGTCCTCACCGTAACCTGCACCTTTGCGCCTTCGAGATTGGGCTTTATGCCCTTGGCCTGCACAACTTTGTTTCTCCCAACTGGCTCTCACGTACTTACTCTTCCCACGTTTCCTGGATTACAG GCCAGGCAATGGAGATTGGCAGCGCAGCCCTGACTATACTGGTAGAATGCTGGGATGGGCACCTGACACCCCCTGAGGTTGCATCCCTGGCTGACAGGGCATCACGGGCACGAGACTCCAATATGGTGAGGGCAGCGGCGGAACTAGCCCTAAGCTGCCTGCCTCATGCCCATGCGTTGAACCCCAATGAGATCCAGCGGGCCCTGGTGCAGTGCAAGGAGCAG GATAACCTGATGTTGGAGAAGGCCTGCATGGCAGTGGAAGAGGCGGCTAAGGGTGGGGGCGTATACCCCGAAGTGTTGTTTGAGGTTGCTCACCAGTGGTTCTGGCTATATGAGCAAACAGCAGGTGGCTCATCCACAGCCCGTGAAGGGGCTACAAGCTGTAGTGCCAGTGGGATCAGGGCAGCTGGGGAGGCTGGGCGGGGGCTGCCTGAGGGCAGGGGGGTCCCAGGGACTGAGCCGGTTAcagtggcggcggcggcagcagcagtgaCAGCAGCCACAGTGGTGCCAGTCATCTCGGTGGGGTCCAGTTTATATCCGGGTCCAGGACTGGGGCATGGTCATTCCCCTGGCCTGCACCCCTACACTGCTCTacagccccacctgccctgcaGCCCTCAATACCTCACCCACCCAGCTCACCCCGCCCACCCCATGCCTCATATGCCCCGGCCTGCCGTCTTCCCTGTGCCCAGCTCTGCATACCCACAG GGTGTGCATCCTGCATTCCTGGGGGCTCAGTACCCTTACTCGGTGACTCCCCCCTCACTTGCCGCCACTGCTGTGTCTTTCCCCGTCCCTTCCATGGCACCCATCACAGTACATCCCTACCACACAGAGCCAGGGCTCCCACTGCCCACCAGTGTGGCCT TGAGCAGTGTCCATCCAGCTTCCACGTTTCCGGCCATCCAGGGTGCCTCactgcctgccctgcccacacAGCCCAGCCCTCTGGTGAGCGGGGGTTTTCCACCACCCGAGGAGGAGACTCACAGTCAGCCTGTCAACCCGCACAGCCTACACCACCTGCACGCTGCCTACCGTGTCG GGATGCTGGCACTGGAGATGCTGGGTCGCCGGGCACACAATGATCACCCCAACAACTTCTCCCGCTCCCCCCCCTACACTGATGATGTCAAATGGTTGCTGGGGCTGGCAGCAAAGCTGG gagtGAACTACGTGCACCAGTTCTGTGTGGGGGCAGCCAAGGGGGTGCTGAGCCCGTTTGTGCTGCAGGAGATCGTCATGGAGACGCTGCAGCGGCTGAGCCCCGCTCATGCCCACAACCACCTACGTGCCCCGGCCTTCCACCAACTGGTGCAGCGCTGCCAGCAGGCATACATGCAG TACATCCACCACCGCTTGATTCACCTGACCCCTGCCGACTACGACGACTTTGTGAACGCGATCCGCAGTGCTCGCAGCGCCTTCTGCCTGACACCCATGGGCATGATGCAGTTCAACGACATCCTGCAGAATCTCAAGCGCAGCAAACAGACCAAGGAGCTGTGGCAGCGGGTCTCACTCGAGATGACCACCTTCTCCCCCTGA